The following coding sequences lie in one Zingiber officinale cultivar Zhangliang chromosome 2B, Zo_v1.1, whole genome shotgun sequence genomic window:
- the LOC122047226 gene encoding uncharacterized protein LOC122047226: MAASVSAATTSSFDDPGDWVHKALVNPHLPAEVLLSFRRRRPELEAEADEDADPSTSEAEKVLEWGKRIKRSRVMRLPRIAEAPLEEEPAVMKRRPSPQSPLDLCRSASASSNEKPEVVSRSPSLATAEACRIEVVAAPSIPASARIRRPAARKMTKLELQAVERTLLEERAKLRKEIEDARRTADELRAHNHKLKQLRAELPKIAVPSSPPPRHKASVSLPDLNVPLPDCYSPS; the protein is encoded by the exons ATGGCCGCCTCGGTCAGCGCCGCCACCACTTCGTCCTTCGACGACCCCGGCGATTGGGTCCACAAAGCCCTTGTGAACCCCCATCTCCCCGCTGAGGTTCTCCTGAGTTTTCGCCGGCGCCGCCCCGAGCTGGAGGCGGAGGCCGACGAAGACGCGGATCCGAGCACCTCCGAAGCCGAGAAGGTGCTGGAGTGGGGGAAGCGAATCAAGAGGTCGAGGGTGATGCGGCTCCCCCGAATCGCGGAGGCGCCGCTCGAGGAAGAGCCAGCGGTGATGAAGAGGAGGCCGAGCCCGCAGTCGCCTCTCGATCTGTGTCGCAGCGCGTCGGCGAGCTCCAACGAGAAGCCCGAGGTGGTGTCAAGATCTCCCTCCCTTGCCACCGCCGAAGCCTGCCGCATCGAG GTTGTGGCTGCTCCGTCGATCCCGGCCTCCGCCCGCATCAGACGGCCAGCGGCGAGGAAGATG ACGAAGCTGGAGCTGCAAGCGGTGGAACGGACGCTGCTCGAAGAAAGGGCGAAACTTCGCAAG GAGATAGAAGACGCGCGAAGGACCGCCGACGAATTGCGCGCCCATAATCACAAACTGAAGCAG TTGCGAGCAGAGCTTCCAAAGATTGCAGTTCCTTCTTCCCCACCACCCCGGCACAAAGCTTCCGTTTCATTACCAGACCTCAACGTCCCCTTACCTGATTGTTACTCACCATCCTAA
- the LOC122049546 gene encoding DNA damage-binding protein cmr1-like yields the protein MVTAAMTDYERLRLENIRRNDEMISSLLIRSKASDLATSLKRSAATQNKPKKAEKSAKKIRAQDPVLVRRSLRHRGLPPEPTQPKSEPTQPESESPSDFPAKREQLLIGDAFVDRSESSDRNLVGAILSASERASLDLAKEKEVGGLFDPKRDLMLREENVKRVVGGRIVSVRFLPFWDRTVIVAGDKLGNLGFWDVDMEEGDSDGVYVYVPHSDSVSGISVHPFSPAKIFTCSYDGLIRLMDVQDGTFNMIHSSDYLIYSICQSPINTSTIYFAEGAGDLKLRDERTGRASNTWGLHEKRINTIDFNPENPNMMATSSTDGMVRIWDLRVLKNHQPDSLKTVQHRRAVYSAYFSPGGLRLATTSCDDTVGIASGVNFDDQLLVKHDNQTGRWISTFRAIWGWDDSHIFLGNMKRAVDIISADSRTTTTSLFSEYMTSIGCRLAAHPQIQGKLASATAGGKVFYWTRL from the exons ATGGTGACCGCAGCGATGACGGACTACGAGCGCTTGCGGCTCGAGAACATCCGCCGGAACGACGAGATGATTTCCTCCCTCCTGATTCGCAGCAAGGCCTCTGATCTCGCCACCTCCCTGAAGCGCTCCGCCGCCACCCAGAACAAGCCGAAGAAGGCGGAGAAGAGTGCCAAGAAAATTCGCGCCCAGGATCCCGTCCTCGTCCGTCGCTCCCTTCGCCACCGCGGCCTCCCTCCCGAACCGACCCAGCCCAAATCTGAACCGACCCAGCCCGAATCTGAAAGCCCCAGCGATTTCCCGGCCAAGAGGGAGCAGCTACTCATCGGCGATGCGTTCGTGGATAGATCTGAATCGTCCGACCGAAATCTGGTTGGAGCCATCCTGAGCGCGTCCGAGCGAGCAAGTTTGgatcttgcaaaagaaaaggaggTGGGAGGACTGTTTGATCCGAAGAGGGATTTGATGCTGAGGGAGGAGAATGTGAAGAGGGTTGTCGGAGGGAGAATAGTGTCGGTTCGGTTCTTGCCATTTTGGGACAGGACGGTGATCGTGGCGGGAGATAAGCTAGGCAATCTAGGGTTTTGGGATGTGGACATGGAGGAAGGGGATAGTGATGGGGTGTATGTTTACGTTCCCCATTCTGACTCTGTTTCCGGAATTTCAGTGCATCCCTTCTCCCCCGCAAAG ATTTTCACTTGCAGCTATGATGGACTCATCCGGTTGATGGATGTTCAAGATGGGACCTTTAATATGATCCACTCCAGTGACTATCTTATTTACTCCATCTGCCAGTCGCCTATCAATACTAGTACAATTTATTTTGCGGAAGGTGCAGGAGACTTGAAACTTCGGGATGAGAGGACAGGAAGAGCTTCAAACACTTGGGGTTTGCATGAAAAGAGAATTAATACAATTGATTTCAATCCTGAGAACCCCAACATGATGGCTACTAGTTCAACAGATGGGATGGTTCGCATATGGGACTTGCGAGTATTGAAGAATCACCAACCAGATAGTTTAAAGACAGTACAACATCGACGTGCTGTTTATTCTGCATATTTTTCACCTGGTGGACTCAGACTCGCTACAACAAG TTGTGATGACACGGTTGGAATTGCTAGTGGTGTCAACTTTGATGATCAATTATTGGTGAAACATGACAATCAGACTGGCAGATGGATATCCACATTCAG AGCCATTTGGGGATGGGATGACTCTCATATCTTCTTGGGAAACATGAAAAGAGCTGTCGATATAATTTCAGCCGATTCAAGAACTACTACAACATCCCTGTTCAGCGAGTACATGACTTCAATAGGTTGCCGGCTTGCTGCACACCCACAGATACAAGGAAAACTGGCTTCAGCTACGGCTGGTGGCAAGGTGTTTTACTGGACAAGATTATGA
- the LOC122047227 gene encoding reticulon-like protein B21, producing the protein MQACSRRRALSRSSCAGGNGGGGGARLRKSQSDSAAAVVKRKRSNFAAVDKEESGGSSAVQLKKSLSDLPISRTDQREMFVDKEMDKNGEKPRSVEEEEEEQIPVSVEDEEKNQSLESLLSPDVVEKEQIVLVADRNGNIQEEEEEEEEEDSKMQCVENAVTNPEIEQEQEQEEEEMCEVVSSTRMQSIEDLVMWKDASRSALVFGFGTFLLLSSSYAEEVHFSMISASSYVGLIYIAFVFLCKSFIRRGEDQLQCDESCNVVEEEDAIWLIKMLLPYINELLLKLRTLFSGDPSTTLKLAGVLFVMARCGSNITIWSLVRLMFFGVFIVPKACCSYSSQLTKLGRFWLDRIRDGWESCTHKKAMAVAIFCVIWNISSAIARVWSFFMLVVAVKLYQQPAAENNNNNNNNNNKREEEEQQQQKEGQEDSMAGQSQQLKLQ; encoded by the exons atgcaggCATGCAGTCGAAGGCGAGCCTTGTCGCGGAGCAGCTGCGCCGGAGGcaatggcggcggcggcggcgcaaGGCTGAGGAAGAGCCAAAGTGACAGTGCGGCGGCGGTCGTGAAGCGGAAAAGATCCAATTTTGCGGCGGTGGACAAAGAGGAGAGCGGCGGAAGCAGCGCAGTTCAGCTCAAGAAATCCCTTTCGGATTTACCCATCTCGCGGACCGATCAGCGCGAGATGTTCGTCGACAAGGAAATGGATAAGAATGGCGAGAAGCCGAGGAgcgtggaggaggaggaggaggagcagatCCCTGTGTCGGTCGAGGACGAGGAGAAGAACCAGAGCCTTGAGAGCTTGCTGTCCCCGGATGTGGTGGAAAAGGAGCAGATTGTTCTCGTTGCAGATCGAAATGGTAAtattcaagaagaagaagaagaagaagaagaagaagacagcaAAATGCAATGCGTTG AGAATGCAGTGACGAATCCAGAAATAGAacaagaacaagaacaagaagaagaagaaatgtgcGAGGTTGTTTCATCCACCAGGATGCAAAGCATTG AAGATTTAGTCATGTGGAAGGACGCATCGAGATCCGCCTTGGTTTTCGGCTTCGgaaccttcctcctcctctcctcgtCGTACGCCGAGGAAGTCCATTTCAG TATGATTTCAGCGAGCTCTTACGTTGGACTTATCTATATCGCATTTGTTTTCCTCTGCAAATCCTTCATCCGAAG AGGAGAAGACCAGTTACAGTGCGACGAGAGTTGCAATGTAgttgaagaagaagatgcaatctGGCTTATAAAAATGCTGCTTCCTTACATCAACGAgctacttctgaagctcagaacTCTCTTCTCTGGTGATCCATCAACAACTTTAAAG TTGGCTGGAGTTCTATTTGTGATGGCGAGATGCGGCAGCAACATCACAATTTGGAGTCTTGTCAGACTGA TGTTTTTTGGGGTCTTCATCGTTCCAAAAGCCTGCTGTTCCTACTCTTCTCAGCTGACAAAACTTG GGAGATTTTGGTTGGATAGGATTAGGGATGGGTGGGAGTCATGCACCCACAAGAAGGCCATGGCTGTTGCCATCTTTTGTGTTATTTGGAACATATCGTCGGCTATCGCCCGGGTTTGGTCAT TCTTCATGCTCGTTGTGGCTGTGAAGCTCTACCAACAACCTGCAGCAgagaataacaacaacaacaacaacaacaacaacaagagagaagaagaagaacaacaacaacaaaaggaAGGACAAGAAGATTCCATGGCAGGACAAAGCCAGCAGCTCAAATTACAATGA